In Anguilla rostrata isolate EN2019 chromosome 1, ASM1855537v3, whole genome shotgun sequence, a genomic segment contains:
- the clec3ba gene encoding tetranectin, translated as MFRSARLTFCLIILVHYSLQETPKKKNGKKDGGNAAAIEELKKQIENIVQELNLLKEQQALQTVCLKGTKIHGKCYLADDTKKRYHAASEDCIAKGGTLSTPLTGDENDQLYEYVRRSVGPEEQVWLGINDILTEGSWLDQASATVRYKNWETEITHQPDGERNQNCAVLSTTANGKWFDESCRAEKASVCEFNIV; from the exons ATGTTCAGAAGCGCGCGTCTGACGTTCTGTCTTATTATTCTCGTGCATTACTCACTCCAAGAAACTCCCAAGAAAAAGAATGGCAAGAAAG ATGGTGGAAACGCGGCCGCTATCGAGGAACTAAAGAAACAGATAGAAAACATTGTACAGGAGCTGAACCTACTGAAAGAGCAACAAGCTCTGCAAACAG TCTGTCTGAAAGGAACCAAGATCCATGGCAAGTGCTACCTGGCTGATGACACAAAGAAACGCTACCATGCTGCGAGCGAAGACTGCATTGCCAAGGGGGGCACCCTGAGTACCCCACTGACCGGGGACGAGAATGACCAGCTGTACGAGTATGTGCGCCGGAGCGTGGGGCCCGAGGAGCAGGTGTGGCTGGGCATTAATGACATCCTGACCGAGGGGAGCTGGCTGGATCAGGCCAGTGCCACTGTGCGCTACAAGAACTGGGAAACGGAGATTACCCACCAGCCTGACGGAGAGCGCAACCagaactgtgctgtgctgtccaCCACCGCCAACGGGAAGTGGTTTGATGAGAGCTGCCGCGCTGAGAAAGCTTCTGTTTGCGAATTCAACATCGTCTAA